DNA sequence from the Cydia fagiglandana chromosome 12, ilCydFagi1.1, whole genome shotgun sequence genome:
CGCTTTTCTAATTTATGTACCGTCAACTATGTATGTATTAGAATACCTATGAAATAGGTAAATAGTCACTTGATATAAGTCTGCTCTTATTTAAAGGTCTTGATTGGGTTATCTAATATGTATTGTCTTTAAGAGTACCCATGTAAAGTGTAAACACTTGATTGTAGTTGTGGGCGTAGGTCTGTGTGGAAAGAATATTATCAATAATTGTACTAAACAGGTTAAAAAACGGttgtttttaagtgcatctgaaccgaacttagacgaAACTAACGATCCGGCCGACTAGctgccaaatcaatagtcgggtACATCAACACCCGTAtgagtattttcaaaatattttataggAGAAATAGCACCTACCTACAGTCTTATTcgaataaaaatttttttatcccTTATTGCCAAAACAGtttattagtaggtaggtatctttTTGCATGTAAGTAAGGTATCTACATAATCTAGAGTGCTTGGTTAAAATCTGTTAAGGTTTTGATATTGATATGACGATCACTCGCGGTGATTGACGTGCAAGAGGTCGTATCACTAACTTACATAACAAATACTTAGGTATTATGTTTAGATAATACCGATTCGAGTTCTGTAATGTATGCAACGAAACGTAACTACAGACTGAATGACTCAATACATGTGAAAGTAACAGTGACAGCGAGCGGCATTTGTTAGGTACAGACGGAGTTTTTGGAAGAATGAACTGGGTAACTTGGTGGTTAGCGTTATGTGACTCTCTGATTGATTCTGCTTGATAGAAGACATTAATTTGTAAAGATATTCTAaaactattttaaataaaactcaGTGCCAGCAGAAGGTGGTTTTATTACTAAACATTacatggcgcagtcggtaggataGGCAACAGTGTCTTAATATTTACAATCTTTAAAAGGCTAGATGCATTTTTTTAACCGTATCGCATCTtaacgctgcgtcttacgtaagcgaacaactcgcgaacgcgacgcggcgcggcgcggcgggcccaaggcgttcgcgttcgcaacgagatcgcccacgtaggaaACTTCTATAgatatcaaaggattgattcaccccgcgccgcatcgcttcgcgttcgcgtgttgttcacTTACGTAGTACGCTCGTTAGGGCAAGCAGTACGTGTTTTttattagttaggtacttaccttttatttatatttttgacgtGACCTTAATATTAACTTGTATATTCTGACGGCAGCGGTAGCAGCGCTAGGAGCGCACGCGCACTCCGCCACGCTGACATCGCGGCAGGAAGATGTCACGCTCTCACTGGAGCCCCAACTCACTGGGGGTTTCTCCTTGGCGATCATCAAAGGTTTAACTGTTTTCCTTCTCTGCCTCcttcttttcttcttctttttaggTGTTCTCTTGCTTTGTTAATTTCAAGCCCTATATAGGGCacaataaaggggcccactgattaacagtccgccggccggtatatcggcctgtcagttgttcggaactgtcaaaattttgttctaactgacaggccgataccgtccggcggactgttaatcagtgggccccttaagatatTACCACCCTATAGTCAcctttttaaattgtattttttccttaagcagtattttttttaaatagaccTAAGTATTAGGTACTAATGTACACATTTATAAGCCGATACATGTATGTGTCGCGAGAAATAAAGAGTCTTATTGTGAGTAATAAAAATACCGCTTAGCCAATACCTCTTCTGGTGCTATACgtaatttttgtatttgttggAATGATATTAAGTTTctgttaattaattaaatttcaattttgatCGATTAATAAACCGATCCTACTCAAGTAGTTTTTCGCGCCGCTTTCCGGCCGATATACGAAATCAATAATTATCCAAATCCACAGACGACGAGACAATCTTCCAAGGCTCCATCGGCCGCACCCTGATGTCCACCTACGTTTCATCACAGGAGATAGAAGGCGGCATGCAGCTGTCCTTACCAGGGGCTGAACTGTCTGTCCACACCGTGATTGATGAGGCAGCGGGAGCTAGAGGAGTCAAGATAGTTTGGGACGCCAATGAGCAGACCAGGCTGGAAGACTGCTTCGATTTCGGCAAGTCCTTTGAGTTTTGAATCTTTATAGTCCTAAGAAGGTATGCAGCTGTTGTAACCAGGGGCTGAGCTTTCAGCCTACGCCGTGGTTGATGAGGCAACGGGGGCTAGAGGAGTTAAGATGCTTTGGGATGACAATGGGCTAGAAGACTgcttcggtttcggtttcggcttTGTCCTACGCTCCACGAGATGGAGGCATATCGCCGTTTTCTTTACCTTCGTTACCTCGCCCGTTTTGTAGTACTTTTACTGCCGACTCTTCCGTAAAATTCAATGATTCTAAAACTAATTAACAAAATCGAGACATGAAAATCACTACTTTATATTATATCGATTTAAAAGCCAAATtttccgtttctttatacaggTAACAAACACTGGTACGGTGGCCCAATGGAGCTCGTCCAAACATATCCGATAGAGAAATCCACCCAAGTCTACGCTCCCTACTACACTAGGGAAAAAGACAACGGAGCAATCATGGAGAGATACTGGCTCAACTCCGCCGGGGAATACTTCTACGTCCACCCTCAAGTTCCTCTATTCATCGACTACAATAATATTACTAGTAACCACTTGTGTTTTGGAGCTCAAATCGCTGTACCGTACTCGACTAAAAGGAACCATACTGAGCTCTCATACGATCTGTGGTTCCTTTCTGATGTCAAGGCAGCTCATAAGCATGCGTTGAAGAACTATTTAGGGTGGCCATCTGGGACACCTGATTTCAGGATGATTCAGCATCCTATCTGGTCCACATGGGCTCAGTTCGCAAGAGACATAGATGAGACTAATCTTATGGAATATGCTGAAGAGATTAATAGTCGAGGTTTTTCTAATGCGCAGCTAGAAATCGATGATCTTTGGGAAGTTTGCTATGGGTCTTTGACAGTGGATGTGAAGAAATTCAGTGATATGAAGAAATTTGTGCAGGATATTAAGGCGATGGGATACCGCGCTACTATTTGGATACATCCCTTCATTAATCAGAATTGTGAGCCGTGGTATTCTGAAGCTTTGGATGCGGGGTGAGTTAgttaataagtttaaatttcttttCAAGGTTATGCCTCATATGACtacttttatacatattttagtgCCTTTTATACAAAACAACCCATGGAACACCCTTGCCCCAAGGCTCTTATCTAAGATAACACAACGTGCCCTCTAAGATTCTGATCCTCGTTTTTCTGTGTGAATCCTGGATTCCTGTAATAACACAAGTGCTTTCTTTCTAGCTATCTGGTTTTGAACGAAGATGGCAGTCCGGATACCTCCTGGTGGAACAACAACGGATCGGTCGCTGCTTATGTCGACTTCACCAACCCCACCGCAGCCGAATGGTGGTACCAACGTGTGAAATCGCTTGTGAACACCTATGATATCGACAGTCTGAAATTCGACGCTGGAGAAGCTAGCTTTTCTCCTCAGGTAACAATTGTTCTGAAGATTCATACATGAActttatcaaaattttactcCTAAAAAGTGTCCAGCGGAAGGAAAACAACCACATAAAAGGGTATTCTTCCGCCAGATACTTAAAGGGGAGCAGGGAAAACCATTATTTGTTCCTCTTAGCACAATAAAGTGCCCGACCAAATGTCCcctttacatacatacatcactagctcagtgacccaaagaggatcttggcctctgacacaagagagcgccattctgccttATTCttcgccacttcacgccagttgggtattccgctggagagacgaagcCCAAATGTCCTCTTTACTACTTAATATTCCTAATACAGGTGCCAGTCCAGACCGGAGACGTGGACCTCCACCCGCACCACATCACGCAGGCGTATGTGAGGACCTGCGCGCGATTTGGCAACATGATCGAAGTACGCACGGGATTCCAGTAAGTATTGGTGTGTGTGTACTACGCCTTACTCACACCCGTGCATACTCATAGCTTAGTATATAAAATGGCTTGTATTTGTTACTTAAGACAGAATAAATCTATATTCCGTACAATCGAGTTCGCCTTTAACGCTCCACCTCACATGGCGATCCTGTCATGTGAGGTTGGACGTTGGAATGTTACTACTTGCTCGGAGTATAGATCATTATAGTATAGATAATTAGTAGCTTAAGTAGTGGAGCGGTATACACGTGTGAGGGTAAGGCGTACCTCACACCACTGCCCCGTTTTCAAAATAGTGcttgggccaaattcgacacgtacaattAACTGTCacatttcgcatccacgtcaaatcaacagttgattttattgcatactgagtgttgattccatcaacagtggataatatcatttggtacaaccaaataattcggtcaaattgtgttttttgaaaaactaattatagccagcattctatgaatgtagtatgatacctttgggtatggtgctttacgcaggctagcgtcccgtcccctccccctgacgcattcccccccttttagcataaatatgtcccgattgggagttttttttgttttttggggaaagtatacaatataggagaaaagtgtcaatgaaagaaatgttccctatcaaattctaaacaaaaaaggttatattcatttttttgatacgacgcaccatattcatgctatggctagatgaacttcgacaaaatttaaccgttgaaaaacttgcagaagatcaatataacatagtacgtgatagtactaaaagaaatcatacaggacaataaccttgcaagcttattttccgtataagattttttaCAGTACTATCACAtactaacttataatgaacttcaacaagttaatacatgaatatggtgagtcttactaaaaagttgcatataaccttttttgtttataattcattaaggattatttcttaccttgacacttatttcctaactctaatacttttctcaaaaataaaaaaaaaccgtaaaccgggacatatttcatgctaaaagggggggttgcgtcagggggagggggagtttcttgcccatacattagaacataatttaaccgaatcaaaaactcaactctaaactaagggtggttcagTATGGTTTGCTtatcaccctaactgtggattgttaatgtcaaattttgatattgtacgtattcgagaacttatgatttttcccacatcaacgggagatcaacacgatacgtcaaacttCGCTTGTTGAATAGGGGTCCTTGTATCGGGCCTTATATTCATtcataaatttaattacattaattcacatatattaatataaattataggtAATATTGGATACCTAACTAAATCTAATCCAAAATCTTATTTCAGAACCCAGGAACTCCCGATCTTCGTGCGCATGGTGGACCGAGACTCCATCTGGGGCCTCACCAACGGTCTCTCCACTATCATCACGACCACGTTCCAGATGAACCTGAACGGCTACACGATGGTGCTGCCTGACATGATTGGTGGCAATGGGTAACACATagcctttttacaagcttttatttagtttcacctgaccgttgtctgtctgtctgtaatcaaatcttgcaagttaaatttgatcctcttcccggtttccgattgagctgaaattttggatacatacgtaagtcgggtgacaatgcaatattatggtgtcatcgagctgatctgatgatggagaccgggggtggccataggaactatgtgataaaacaacgaaacctaattgtgtttggggtttttagaattgtctcgatgagcattagttacctgtggaaagaaaagtacagtcagcgatagttaaagcttgtaccaaaaatgatttttttgccaaaaacttattactaaAAGCTTTTATAAAGCATATGACCCTGGGGATTTGATGAGATCAGTCTCGTCCATTCCCAAAGACCTTGGAAAACTCATCTGCCGACGGTTCATCAGGGTGCAGATCAACCTGTAAACTTTGTTAATCAGATAGGTGCTGGTTAAGAAGACACATGTAGCTAGTTCTCCTTCGTACCCTGGGGCGCATCTGTTAGACTAGCTGAGATTTCATCTGGGGCCTCTGTACCAATGGTCTCCCCTCCGTTATCACGGCTACGATCCAGATGAACTTTAACGGCTACACGATGGTGCTGCCTGACACGATTGAAGCCAATGAGTAACTTGAACATTTTGACTAAAACTTTTACAACCGATGAGGCCAGTCTTTACCTCCAAAAGCATTCGCAAGCCGTAAGCGTAAGACGAAGCTGTTCGTCACGTTGGAGGTGCAATCTGTTAGTCACGCAGTTCTTCGTGCTCTGAGGCTTTGACGATGAGGTTAGTCCCATTATCACGTCTTGATGTAGGTGTACCTACTGCAGTCCATAATTAAGGACCTCCTGTGCTTCCCCCGGCAGTTTACACCCAGAAATGAAAATgataattgagtaatttcttttTTCCTGTAGGTACAACTTGGGAAACCCTGACTCTGGGCTGCCAACGAAGCAGCTGTTCATCAGATGGGTGCAGGCCAACACATTCCTGCCAGCCATGCAGTTCTCCTTCGTACCCTGGGGTTTCGACAATGAGGTAcctatcatctcagccataagacgtccactgctgaacataggcctcccccttatggggggtgaatgccataatcgccacgcttggcaggcaggttggcgatcgcagtcgagtacaccgaatttgagggacgctgttgcccgtccaccggtggtcttggacgtagtttaaggacatacccgggtcctaacAACAACTTTATTCAGATCTCAACACTCTCAATCTTTGGTTTTACCACACATTTACCACATTTATCGCCTGAAATAAAATCCACACTACAAATTAACTATGCTAAACATTTGCGGCACAAAAAGTGGCCTACAGGTTATGACTGCCTGTATAtcctattgtattaaaatgaagGCCAATCCGCAAAACGTTGCATCAGTTTTACAGGATCGTAAAAACTTCGATTATGCTAATTATCATCATTAAATATGCATTGACAACATTACGTACtaagtatagttggtcaagtagatcttagatcttgtcagtagaaaaaggcggcaaatatgaaaaatgtaggcgcgaagggatatcgtctcatataaaatttgaattttgcgcctttttctactgacaagatttgcttgaccatctatatgtcTGTTGTGTGTAGTTTGTTTATTGGCTGTACCGCCTGTACCTAGTTATTGACAGCATTAAAAAGCTAAATAAGTATTTGCTTTTTAAGGTTCCATAGCCAGCCAATATTTAGCCGTTGACATATATATTTATACCAGTTGTATttaattgttaaataaataagctGAAATAGATGTGAATCTCTACACACGAAAGAAAAAGTAACAAAGGCTGGGATcgaaccagagggcctaccgcgaaaaccgaaattcgcaaattgcgggtatctttctcttttaccccaatgaaggcgtaattagagtgacagagaaagcccgcaatttgcgaacttcgattttcgcggcaAGGCCACCTGGATGACGGAGATACTCGTACATGTCGAAATTTCTTCCGTGCGGCCGCCTTTTGGCCAACAAGTTCAAATACGAATCTGCTCAGAGGGATAGGATATAACTACAGGACAAATTATATTGTATTTCTCATTTCCAGACATCAGAAATAAGTTTGAAGTACACGAAACTGCACGCCGAGTACGCCACGCACATCCAAGCCGCCATGAATGCTTCAGTTTTAGACGGACGCCCCGTCAACGGCCCGCTGTGGTGGATAGCGCCCAATGATGCGCAAGCGCTCACTATTTGGGACCGTGAGTAACTTTACCACTTCTTAACAACAATGGCCTTGCATTACCAACCACCTACCTACCAAGTATCATAAGTATATCCTACACCTACCTGCCAAGCTGCACATACTAACAACCATCATAATATAAGTCGCTGCTGAAAGTCAATCTATTCAAAAAAATGCAACTGCTCGCGCGCCGTGTGGCGTGGCGACCGAGCAGCCAAAGCCCAACcaacgtacctacttattatgtaAAATTTAGTCAGTCTACTATCTAGATATAAATTATAGAAGAACCGTTAAACATGAAAAAGCTATGTAAGAAAATTATATTTGGTACGATAGTACCAAATATAATTTTCTTAGCTTTATCAGAAATCTCAAAGACCCAACACTTTTGGTAAAAGACTTCACCAAGCACGTGTGATTCGTTATCCCCTAATAACACCGTTGTCACAAGTATAATGACACTATTCTAAAACAATTATCCTTTTCAGAATACCTCCTAGGAGAAGACATCATAGTCGCGCCGATCCTCGTAGAAAACGCTACATCTCGCGACATCTACCTTCCCGAAGGCGAATGGCTAGAAAAGGGAGACGAAAACATAGTACACACTGGGCCTGTTTGGATCAGGGGTCACAGTGTACCTATAGATGATCTAGCGTTCTTTGTACGCAAGACTGAGCCGGATTCAGCAAGCCATAGCCATGTTTCGGCCATTTTGCTCGCTGTTGTTTTGATCCTTGGACTGATGTACCATTGATcaacataaattattaaaaatttgtttaTGAATGCTATTTGGTGATtcttttgtaaataattataattatatttattgttaaagttaagaaataaaatgatttgTGGTTTTACTTATTTCGTTTCACGATTTT
Encoded proteins:
- the LOC134669351 gene encoding myogenesis-regulating glycosidase-like, with amino-acid sequence MAALRILLAVAALGAHAHSATLTSRQEDVTLSLEPQLTGGFSLAIIKDDETIFQGSIGRTLMSTYVSSQEIEGGMQLSLPGAELSVHTVIDEAAGARGVKIVWDANEQTRLEDCFDFGNKHWYGGPMELVQTYPIEKSTQVYAPYYTREKDNGAIMERYWLNSAGEYFYVHPQVPLFIDYNNITSNHLCFGAQIAVPYSTKRNHTELSYDLWFLSDVKAAHKHALKNYLGWPSGTPDFRMIQHPIWSTWAQFARDIDETNLMEYAEEINSRGFSNAQLEIDDLWEVCYGSLTVDVKKFSDMKKFVQDIKAMGYRATIWIHPFINQNCEPWYSEALDAGYLVLNEDGSPDTSWWNNNGSVAAYVDFTNPTAAEWWYQRVKSLVNTYDIDSLKFDAGEASFSPQVPVQTGDVDLHPHHITQAYVRTCARFGNMIEVRTGFQTQELPIFVRMVDRDSIWGLTNGLSTIITTTFQMNLNGYTMVLPDMIGGNGYNLGNPDSGLPTKQLFIRWVQANTFLPAMQFSFVPWGFDNETSEISLKYTKLHAEYATHIQAAMNASVLDGRPVNGPLWWIAPNDAQALTIWDQYLLGEDIIVAPILVENATSRDIYLPEGEWLEKGDENIVHTGPVWIRGHSVPIDDLAFFVRKTEPDSASHSHVSAILLAVVLILGLMYH